The window CCCAGCCGCGCGAGGAGACCCGGTCCCGCTCGTCCTCGGTCGAGATCAGCGGAAGGATGGAGTCGTTGACGACCATCGAGGCGGCCAGGAAGAAGTTCGCGCCGATGATCGCGATCGCGCACAGCACCCAGTTGGAACCGGTGCTGAAGAAGATCAGGCTGGCGAACGCCGCGCCGATCCACGCGAAGATGCCCAACAGGCGCTTCTTGTTGGCCGTACGGTCTGCGATCGCGCCGAGCGGCGGCAAGATGAAGGCGCCCAGGATCGTGGAGATGGTGATCAGCCAGAAGTAGATCGATCCCGGTTCCAGGTGCATCCCCAGCACCGGCACCAGGTCGGACCCGGCATCCTCGGCCGCGCTCTCGGCCAGCGCGATGAAGTAGGGGCCGACCATGACGGTGCCGATGGTGGTGACGTACGCGCTGTTGGCCCAGTCGTACCAGTACCAGGACTTCTGGTCGCGCTCCATCGCCGCGCGCAGCGGACGTAGGTCCGCGATCCCGCCGTCTGGGCCGCCTCGGGGTGAGCCTTCGATCGAATCGTCCGGAATCATGTCGTTGCCTCCCACAGGCCGCTCTCGGTGAGCACAGTCTTGAGTATGTCGGTGCGATCGGTCATCAACCCGTCGACACCACGATCAATCAGTTCCCGCATTTCGTCCGGATCGTCAATCGTCCACACGTGCACGTGCAGGCCCGCACGGTGGGCGCGTCGGATCAGCCGAGGTGAGGCTACGGTGAATCCCTTGTGCTTGTGTGGGATTTGCAGCACCGAGATGGCTCGACCGGTCACCCGGTGGGCCAAGGCGCCCGGCAGAAGCGCGTACGCCGCCACCTCGATCTGGGCCGCACTGGTCGGCACCCTGCCTTGGGTGAGGCGGCGAAACGCCTGGAGTCGGGCGCGACTGAAGGAGCCGACAAGCACCCGATCGTGCACCTCACGCACCTCGATGAAGTCGGCAAGCGGCTTGATCGCCCCGGCCGCCTTGATGTCGATGTTGAACCGGGCCTGGGGCAGTGCGTCGAAGAGTTCGGCGAGCGTAGGAATCCGCTCGTCACCGGTGCCGATCCGCGCGTGTTGCACCTGGGCGTACGACACCTCGGCGATCGCCCCGACCTGATCGGTGACCCGATCGAGCACGTCGTCATGGAAGGCGAGCAGCATCCCGTCTCGCGTCACGTGTACGTCGGTCTCCAGATAGACGTAGCCCTGGGCGACGGCGTGCTCGAACGCGCGCAGCGTGTTCTCCAGGCCCGCGATCTCGGGGTGATTGGCGCCGCCACGATGGGCGAACGCGAGGACCTTGGTGCCGTCGTCGAGATAGCGATGCCCGGTCTTGGGGCTGGGCACCCGACGGCGTCGCATCAAGACAGTCCCTTCTAGATGTCGCGAAACGTCTCGATGCTGGCGCCCAGGGTGTTGAGGCGCTCGGCGAGGTCTTCGTACCCACGATGGATGACGTACGTGGACCGCAGCACCGACTGTCCCTTCGCCGCGAGCATCGCCAACAAGATCACCACGGCCGGCCGCAGGGCGGGCGGGCACATGATCTCGGCGCCGGAGAAGTGGGTCGGGCCCTCGATCATCACGCGGTGGGGGTCGAGGAGTTTG of the Nocardioides sp. genome contains:
- a CDS encoding glycerophosphodiester phosphodiesterase — protein: MRRRRVPSPKTGHRYLDDGTKVLAFAHRGGANHPEIAGLENTLRAFEHAVAQGYVYLETDVHVTRDGMLLAFHDDVLDRVTDQVGAIAEVSYAQVQHARIGTGDERIPTLAELFDALPQARFNIDIKAAGAIKPLADFIEVREVHDRVLVGSFSRARLQAFRRLTQGRVPTSAAQIEVAAYALLPGALAHRVTGRAISVLQIPHKHKGFTVASPRLIRRAHRAGLHVHVWTIDDPDEMRELIDRGVDGLMTDRTDILKTVLTESGLWEATT